Proteins co-encoded in one Oreochromis aureus strain Israel breed Guangdong linkage group 3, ZZ_aureus, whole genome shotgun sequence genomic window:
- the LOC116324948 gene encoding CMP-N-acetylneuraminate-beta-galactosamide-alpha-2,3-sialyltransferase 1-like: MVFRRRKSRLQILQVMRITAIALVSILLWNLSGFSFCRKESSLCACLKCLTDSDPWFNYIISEAPKPFMSWKHKPSEEDFNWWKALQGKKENFTFYNKTLQSVFETITLIADIEEPRPDRCRSCAVVGNSGNLRGSHYGPIIDAHDIVIRINRGRTKGYETDAGTKTTHHVMYPESATRLDNTTNLLFFPFKTRDFLWLLKALNPRENGAPNSKKIANKDLVMILHPAFMKYVHEVWLRRRGAYPSTGFLTVVLSLLMCDEVNVFGFGADSEGNWSHYFEILRNKKLKTGGHPGQEEYKMIDRLHKRKKIFFFKGW, translated from the exons ATGGTTTTCAGACGGAGAAAATCCAGGCTTCAAATTTTACAAGTAATGAGAATAACGGCAATTGCTTTGGTCTCCATCCTTTTATGGAATTTATCAGGATTTTCCTTCTGTCGTAAAGAGTCAAGCCTTTGTGCCTGTCTCAAATGTCTAACAGACAGTGATCCTTGGTTTAATTACATTATCAGTGAAGCTCCTAAACCCTTTATGTCATGGAAACATAAACCTTCAGAGGAAGATTTCAACTGGTGGAAG gccttacaggggaaaaaagaaaacttcacTTTCTACAATAAAACACTTCAAAGTGTGTTTGAGACGATAACACTAATTGCAGATATTGAAGAACCTCGGCCTGATCGCTGCAGGAGCTGCGCTGTGGTGGGGAATTCAGGAAATTTGAGAGGATCACATTATGGACCAATAATAGATGCCCATGATATCGTAATAAG AATCAATCGAGGGCGTACCAAAGGCTATGAAACAGACGCTGGAACCAAAACAACTCATCATGTCATGTATCCAGAAAGTGCTACTAGATTGGACAATACCactaatcttttgttttttcccttcaAAACACGTGACTTTTTGTGGCTTCTCAAGGCCTTAAATCCCAG GGAAAATGGTGCCCCAAACTCCAAAAAGATAGCTAACAAGGATTTG GTGATGATCCTTCATCCAGCTTTCATGAAATATGTTCATGAAGTCTGGCTGAGAAGGAGGGGAGCTTATCCATCCACTGGCTTTCTTACTGTTGTTCTCAGCTTACTGATGTGTGATGAG GTCAATGTCTTTGGGTTCGGAGCAGACAGCGAAGGAAACTGGAGCCATTACTTTGAAATCCTCcgaaacaaaaaattaaaaacaggagGCCATCCGGGACAAGAAGAATATAAAATGATTGATAGATTacacaagaggaagaaaatatttttttttaaaggatggtag